In Deinococcus maricopensis DSM 21211, one genomic interval encodes:
- a CDS encoding TolC family protein → MPLQTRPRWALLLLTATLGAAHAQATPLTLDAALAQVNRAPQAQAAALTLQKAQADLNSAQAALGLNVAANGSGGYTAAGGLTLTAGVTATLGVLPWASAQSTLRDAQARLRLAQLSAAETLNATRLNAATTYLNAHLAQLDLDLAAQTLTLRETQLANVTAQRADGNATQESVLNATAAVQTARASVATATATLDAARRSLAATLGTPLDGVTFTSAAPDASAPGDVDALIARARSTSSDVVQAQADVTSAQDALASAQRDRTLPDLNVTARYGANGGGLSAGLNLKAGTASVGYSQPILTSSANSTGSASGDPSLSVSFSGGVNLFAPAQDGQIAGARTQLAQAQLALSLAGQNLELDVRQKYADALNAAAALTVKTTQLQAAQQALATAQARADSGLATPTDVTAAQLAVRQAERDLEAARVSAYTATLKLQNAAGGPQ, encoded by the coding sequence ATGCCCCTCCAGACCCGCCCCCGCTGGGCGCTGCTGCTGCTCACCGCGACGCTCGGCGCCGCGCACGCCCAGGCCACCCCCCTCACGCTGGACGCCGCGCTCGCGCAGGTGAACCGCGCGCCGCAGGCGCAGGCGGCCGCGCTCACCCTGCAAAAAGCGCAGGCGGACCTGAACAGCGCCCAGGCGGCCCTCGGCCTGAACGTCGCCGCGAACGGCAGCGGCGGGTACACCGCCGCTGGGGGCCTGACCCTCACGGCCGGCGTCACCGCCACGCTCGGCGTGCTGCCCTGGGCGAGCGCGCAGAGCACCCTGCGCGACGCGCAGGCGCGTTTGCGCCTCGCGCAGCTCAGCGCCGCCGAAACGCTCAATGCCACCCGCCTGAACGCCGCCACCACCTACCTCAACGCGCACCTCGCGCAGCTGGACCTGGACCTCGCTGCCCAGACGCTGACGCTGCGCGAAACGCAACTCGCGAACGTCACCGCGCAACGTGCCGACGGGAACGCCACGCAGGAAAGCGTCCTGAACGCCACCGCCGCCGTGCAGACCGCGCGCGCCAGCGTCGCCACTGCGACCGCCACGCTGGACGCCGCGCGCCGCTCGCTCGCCGCGACGCTCGGCACGCCCCTCGACGGCGTGACCTTCACGAGCGCCGCACCGGACGCGTCCGCCCCCGGCGACGTGGACGCCCTGATCGCCCGCGCGCGCAGCACCAGCAGCGACGTCGTGCAGGCGCAGGCGGACGTGACAAGCGCGCAGGACGCCCTCGCGAGCGCGCAGCGGGACCGCACGCTCCCGGACCTGAACGTCACCGCCCGGTACGGCGCGAACGGCGGCGGCCTCAGCGCCGGCCTGAACCTCAAGGCGGGCACCGCCAGCGTCGGGTACAGCCAGCCGATTCTCACCAGCAGCGCCAACAGCACTGGCAGCGCCAGCGGCGACCCCAGCCTGAGCGTCAGCTTCAGCGGCGGCGTGAACCTGTTCGCGCCCGCCCAGGACGGCCAGATCGCCGGTGCGCGCACGCAGCTCGCGCAGGCGCAGCTCGCGCTGTCCCTCGCCGGGCAGAACCTCGAACTCGACGTGCGCCAGAAGTACGCCGACGCCCTCAACGCCGCCGCGGCCCTCACCGTGAAGACCACGCAGCTGCAGGCCGCGCAGCAGGCCCTCGCAACTGCGCAGGCGCGCGCGGACAGCGGCCTCGCCACTCCCACCGACGTCACCGCCGCGCAACTCGCCGTCCGCCAGGCCGAACGCGACCTCGAAGCCGCTCGCGTCAGCGCCTACACCGCCACCCTCAAACTCCAGAACGCCGCCGGAGGCCCCCAATGA
- a CDS encoding TolC family protein, translating into MIHARSFRPLTLTLLLAISVAGAAQAADVTLAATVQAALASGADVRTAQANFDKAAATQKAREGDPSALVTDLTSARQATDLARVQLASARIGTLQDAIGAYVTLLNAQQTVDLQTLQVTYDTRNLQVAQVKRAVNNATDLDVKNAQAALSSSTQDLADARAQVNLAASSLANLTGLSSSARAATLPSVPALKTSLQALTTGLDTRLPNVVSAAQAVALSQLKVKLSDNDFTPARTLQDARTALANDQRSLDNATRTARATLQDAYQKANTAVAQLQIATTREANAKTSYTQGQTRLKSGLISNVEALKTQLDLKTAQVARVKAQGSVLTALAALSAASGTNVTGIGGV; encoded by the coding sequence ATGATCCACGCCCGCTCCTTCCGTCCCCTCACCCTGACGCTGCTGCTCGCGATCAGCGTCGCGGGCGCCGCGCAGGCCGCGGACGTCACCCTCGCCGCCACCGTGCAGGCCGCTCTCGCGAGCGGCGCGGACGTCCGCACCGCCCAGGCGAACTTCGACAAGGCCGCCGCCACCCAGAAGGCCCGCGAGGGTGACCCGTCCGCGCTCGTCACGGACCTCACGAGCGCCCGGCAGGCCACCGACCTCGCCCGCGTGCAGCTCGCCAGCGCCCGCATCGGCACGCTGCAGGACGCCATCGGTGCGTACGTCACCCTGCTCAACGCCCAGCAGACCGTGGACCTGCAGACGTTGCAGGTGACGTACGACACCCGCAACCTGCAGGTCGCGCAGGTGAAACGCGCCGTGAACAACGCCACCGACCTCGACGTGAAAAACGCCCAGGCGGCCCTGAGCAGCAGCACCCAGGACCTCGCGGACGCCCGCGCGCAGGTGAACCTCGCCGCGAGCAGCCTCGCGAACCTCACCGGCCTCAGCAGCAGCGCCCGCGCCGCCACCCTCCCGAGCGTCCCCGCCCTCAAGACGTCCCTGCAGGCCCTCACGACCGGCCTCGACACGCGCCTGCCGAACGTCGTGAGCGCCGCGCAGGCCGTGGCGCTCAGCCAGCTGAAAGTCAAACTCAGCGACAACGACTTCACGCCCGCCCGCACCCTCCAGGACGCCCGCACCGCCCTCGCCAACGACCAGCGCAGCCTCGACAACGCCACCCGCACCGCCCGCGCCACCCTGCAGGACGCGTACCAGAAAGCCAACACCGCCGTGGCGCAACTGCAGATCGCCACGACCCGCGAAGCGAACGCCAAGACCAGCTACACGCAGGGGCAGACGCGCCTGAAAAGCGGCCTGATCAGCAACGTCGAGGCCCTCAAAACGCAACTCGACCTGAAAACCGCGCAGGTCGCGCGCGTGAAGGCGCAGGGCAGCGTCCTCACGGCCCTCGCGGCCCTGTCCGCCGCGTCCGGCACGAACGTGACCGGCATCGGAGGCGTCTGA
- a CDS encoding efflux RND transporter periplasmic adaptor subunit, which yields MTTDAPPAPARTRKPRRRVWPAVLTVVLLGGAVTGGVLYRRAQTTTAEQTTTVQTATAQPGQVRVSVSGPATVQAARTGDLSVTVAGTITRVPSVGEHVRRGQLIAQVQADAAATAVTNARLALQKAQAQLASVRAAQASTRAQNASSTVQASVSVQNAERDVQTARTALDAQTRLYSVGGVSRVSVDDARAALAKAQATLATARAAQAATLQGLDAQTASNSTDLQNAQIAVDQARADLQDAETTVAGTKLYAPFDGTVSVVNGSVGGAVNANTALVTIIDDQTVDLPVQIDETQIGSVQVGQRADITLDALEDQSFTGTVTRLSPAATQDSGISYFTATVQVRNPDGLLRPGMTAEADIVQQEASGLIIPKRAVQTVRNRSYVQLAARTSGDDAERTRVHLGVDDGTNVIVESGLQPGDQVVLPSTTPRSSGGSGTRSGTRNATGLPGVGGLGTPGGFGGGR from the coding sequence ATGACCACTGACGCGCCCCCCGCGCCCGCCCGCACCCGCAAACCCCGGCGGCGCGTGTGGCCGGCCGTGCTCACCGTCGTCCTGCTGGGCGGCGCCGTCACCGGCGGCGTGCTGTACCGCCGCGCGCAGACCACCACCGCCGAGCAGACCACGACGGTGCAGACCGCCACCGCCCAACCCGGCCAGGTGCGCGTCTCCGTGAGTGGTCCCGCGACCGTGCAGGCCGCCCGCACCGGCGACCTGAGCGTGACCGTCGCGGGCACCATCACGCGCGTGCCCAGCGTCGGCGAGCACGTCCGCCGCGGCCAGCTGATCGCGCAGGTGCAGGCCGACGCCGCTGCGACCGCCGTCACGAACGCCCGCCTTGCGCTGCAGAAAGCGCAGGCGCAGCTCGCGTCCGTGCGTGCCGCGCAGGCCAGCACCCGCGCGCAGAACGCCAGCAGCACCGTGCAGGCCAGCGTGAGCGTCCAGAACGCCGAACGTGACGTGCAGACCGCCCGCACCGCCCTCGACGCGCAGACGCGCCTGTACAGCGTGGGCGGCGTCAGCCGCGTGAGCGTCGACGACGCCCGCGCCGCCCTCGCCAAGGCGCAGGCCACCCTGGCCACCGCGCGCGCCGCGCAGGCCGCGACGCTGCAAGGCCTCGACGCGCAGACCGCCAGCAACAGCACCGACCTGCAGAACGCGCAGATCGCCGTAGACCAGGCCCGCGCGGACCTGCAGGACGCCGAAACGACCGTCGCCGGCACCAAGCTGTACGCACCCTTCGACGGGACGGTGTCCGTCGTGAACGGCAGCGTCGGCGGCGCCGTGAACGCCAACACCGCCCTCGTGACCATCATCGACGACCAGACTGTGGACCTGCCCGTGCAGATCGACGAGACGCAGATCGGCAGCGTGCAGGTCGGCCAGCGCGCCGACATCACCCTCGACGCCCTGGAGGACCAGAGCTTCACGGGCACCGTCACGCGCCTCAGCCCCGCCGCCACGCAGGACTCCGGCATCTCGTACTTCACGGCGACCGTGCAGGTCCGCAACCCGGACGGCCTGCTGCGCCCCGGCATGACCGCCGAGGCGGACATCGTGCAGCAGGAAGCCAGCGGCCTGATCATCCCCAAACGCGCCGTGCAGACCGTCCGCAACCGCAGCTACGTGCAGCTCGCCGCACGCACCAGCGGCGACGACGCGGAACGCACCCGCGTGCACCTCGGCGTGGACGACGGCACGAACGTCATCGTCGAGAGCGGCCTGCAGCCCGGCGACCAGGTCGTGCTGCCCAGCACCACACCCCGCAGCAGCGGCGGCAGCGGGACGCGGAGCGGCACCCGCAACGCCACCGGCCTGCCCGGCGTGGGCGGCCTCGGCACGCCCGGCGGGTTCGGAGGCGGCCGGTGA
- a CDS encoding ABC transporter ATP-binding protein, producing the protein MNAAPAAPVVSLRAVRKVYEGGDVVFEALRGVDLDVHAGEMVALMGPSGSGKTTLMQIIGLLDRPTAGTYVLNGRDVTALTENERAGARNTQIGFVFQAFHLLPRLNLVENVEVPLMYAGVPPHERRERAMQMLERVGIAAKARNLPSQISGGQKQRVAVARALAQNPALLLADEPTGNLDSRTSEEVMGLFCDLHAEGTTVVIVTHEPDIAEYTERVVRVRDGQIERDARQARTRGPHAPAALAGGAG; encoded by the coding sequence GTGAACGCCGCCCCCGCAGCGCCCGTCGTGAGCCTGCGCGCCGTGCGCAAGGTGTACGAGGGCGGCGACGTGGTCTTCGAGGCGTTACGCGGCGTTGACCTCGACGTGCACGCCGGCGAGATGGTCGCGCTGATGGGTCCCAGCGGCAGCGGCAAGACCACCCTGATGCAGATCATCGGCCTGCTTGACCGCCCCACCGCCGGCACGTACGTCCTGAACGGCCGCGACGTCACGGCCCTCACCGAGAACGAACGCGCCGGCGCCCGCAACACCCAGATCGGCTTCGTGTTCCAGGCGTTCCACCTGCTGCCCCGCCTGAACCTCGTCGAGAACGTCGAGGTGCCCCTGATGTACGCTGGCGTCCCGCCGCACGAGCGGCGCGAGCGGGCCATGCAGATGCTGGAACGCGTCGGCATCGCTGCGAAGGCCCGCAACCTCCCCAGCCAGATCAGCGGCGGGCAGAAGCAGCGCGTCGCCGTGGCGCGCGCGCTCGCGCAGAACCCGGCGCTGCTCCTCGCGGACGAACCCACCGGGAACCTCGACTCGCGCACCAGCGAGGAGGTCATGGGCCTATTCTGCGACCTGCACGCCGAAGGCACCACCGTCGTGATCGTCACGCACGAACCGGACATCGCGGAGTACACCGAACGCGTCGTCCGCGTCCGCGACGGGCAGATCGAACGCGACGCCCGCCAGGCGCGCACGCGCGGCCCGCATGCGCCCGCCGCCCTCGCCGGGGGGGCCGGATGA
- a CDS encoding ABC transporter permease yields the protein MTAAPAPAAPVTPADDATRRSGPGFAGAFGIAWRAIAATPMRSILTALGVIIGVAAVVALTAIGAGSTSNVTRNLESLGTNLLTVGSARPQFGGGGGLVRGGPRQTVTLKDAEALRDYDPSRVAGVAPTAQSSVQAKANSVNMQATVIGTWPAYATVRNSPVESGAYFTDADVADRHRVAVIGSDLVTQLFDGQDPIGQKLRLGAVTFTVVGTLPDKGATGFGNPNAQVLIPLSTFQQRFSNTRNNGQPTVQSVYVQASRKDDLSALQTDLTTLLAERHKQTDPDSYDFNIQNQADAVASLNSVTTTLTLLVGAIAGISLLVGGIGIMNIMLVSVTERTREIGVRKALGARPSDILTQFLVEASLLSLGGGVLGVLLGVGAAFGGNLAGITPVFSPVTILIAFAFSAFVGIFFGYYPAVRAARLDPVDSLRYE from the coding sequence ATGACCGCTGCGCCCGCCCCCGCCGCGCCCGTCACGCCTGCCGACGACGCAACGCGCCGCAGCGGCCCCGGCTTCGCCGGCGCGTTCGGCATCGCGTGGCGCGCCATCGCCGCGACGCCCATGCGCAGCATCCTCACCGCCCTCGGCGTGATCATCGGCGTGGCCGCCGTCGTGGCACTCACCGCCATTGGCGCGGGCTCCACCAGCAACGTCACCCGCAACCTCGAGAGTCTCGGCACGAACCTGCTCACCGTCGGCAGCGCCCGCCCGCAATTCGGCGGGGGCGGCGGCCTCGTGCGCGGCGGCCCCCGCCAGACCGTCACCCTCAAGGACGCCGAAGCTCTCCGCGACTACGACCCCTCCCGCGTCGCGGGCGTCGCGCCCACCGCGCAGAGCAGCGTGCAGGCGAAGGCAAACAGCGTGAACATGCAGGCGACCGTCATCGGTACGTGGCCCGCGTACGCCACCGTCCGCAACAGCCCCGTGGAGAGCGGCGCGTACTTCACGGACGCCGACGTGGCGGACCGCCACCGCGTCGCCGTGATCGGCTCGGACCTCGTCACGCAACTGTTCGACGGGCAGGACCCCATCGGGCAGAAACTCCGCCTGGGCGCCGTCACGTTCACGGTCGTCGGCACGCTCCCCGACAAGGGCGCCACCGGCTTCGGCAACCCCAACGCGCAGGTCCTCATTCCGCTCAGCACCTTCCAGCAGCGCTTCAGCAACACCCGCAACAACGGCCAGCCCACCGTGCAGAGCGTGTACGTGCAGGCCAGCCGGAAAGACGACCTGAGCGCGCTTCAGACGGACCTCACGACCCTGCTCGCCGAACGGCACAAGCAGACTGACCCGGACAGCTACGACTTCAACATCCAGAACCAGGCGGACGCCGTCGCCAGCCTGAACAGTGTCACCACCACCCTCACGCTGCTTGTCGGCGCCATCGCCGGCATCAGCCTGCTCGTGGGCGGCATCGGCATCATGAACATCATGCTGGTGAGCGTCACCGAGCGCACCCGCGAGATCGGCGTGCGCAAGGCCCTCGGCGCCCGCCCGAGCGACATTCTCACGCAGTTCCTCGTGGAAGCCAGCCTGCTCAGTCTCGGCGGCGGCGTCCTCGGCGTGCTGCTCGGCGTCGGCGCGGCGTTCGGCGGCAACCTCGCCGGCATCACGCCCGTGTTCTCTCCGGTCACGATCCTGATCGCGTTCGCGTTCAGTGCGTTCGTCGGCATCTTCTTCGGCTACTACCCGGCCGTGCGCGCCGCGCGCCTCGACCCGGTCGACAGCCTCCGCTACGAGTAA
- a CDS encoding PQQ-dependent sugar dehydrogenase codes for MRKVFLLLGLAAASAAGAQGVAGNLKVPDGFRVTTYATGFRAPRLLAVAPNGDVFVSDMGAGRVYVLPDRNRDGKPDSQTVYASGLRQPHGLAFHNGYLYVANTDAVVRYRYKTGDTKASGAAEKVVDLPSGGGHSTRTVVFGPDGRMYVSAGSSCNVCEESDPKRAAVWVYDADGKNGRAYATGLRNAVGLEWFGGTLYATNNGRDQLGDNIPPEGFYKLKAGGNYGWPYCYTLNGQQVFDKDFGRKDASACTNATPAFATVTAHSAPLGLAFYTGTAFPAAYRNQMFVALHGSWNRSQKSGYKVVMVDPQSGRVQDFLTGFLNGQDVRGRPVDLAVTPDGALLLTDDGNGAIYRIAAGR; via the coding sequence ATGCGCAAAGTCTTTCTGCTGCTGGGTCTGGCCGCCGCGTCCGCTGCGGGCGCGCAGGGCGTCGCGGGCAACCTGAAGGTCCCGGACGGCTTCCGGGTGACGACGTACGCCACGGGGTTCCGCGCGCCGCGCCTGCTGGCGGTCGCGCCGAACGGCGACGTGTTCGTGAGCGACATGGGCGCCGGGCGGGTGTACGTCCTGCCGGACCGCAACCGCGACGGCAAACCGGACAGCCAGACGGTGTACGCGTCCGGGCTGCGGCAACCGCACGGCCTAGCGTTCCACAACGGGTACCTGTACGTCGCGAACACCGACGCAGTCGTGCGCTACCGCTACAAAACCGGCGACACCAAGGCGAGCGGGGCGGCGGAGAAGGTCGTGGACCTGCCGAGCGGCGGCGGGCACAGCACCCGCACAGTCGTGTTCGGCCCGGACGGGCGCATGTACGTGTCGGCGGGCAGCAGCTGCAACGTGTGCGAGGAGAGCGACCCGAAACGCGCGGCCGTGTGGGTGTACGACGCGGACGGCAAGAATGGCCGCGCGTACGCCACCGGCCTGCGCAACGCCGTGGGCCTGGAGTGGTTCGGTGGGACGCTGTACGCCACCAACAACGGCCGCGACCAGCTGGGGGACAACATCCCGCCGGAAGGGTTCTACAAGCTCAAGGCGGGCGGGAATTACGGCTGGCCGTACTGCTACACCCTGAACGGCCAGCAGGTCTTCGACAAGGACTTCGGGCGGAAGGACGCGTCGGCGTGCACGAACGCGACGCCGGCGTTCGCGACCGTCACGGCGCACAGCGCGCCGCTCGGGCTGGCGTTCTACACCGGCACGGCGTTCCCGGCGGCGTACCGCAACCAGATGTTCGTGGCGCTGCACGGCTCGTGGAACCGCAGTCAGAAGAGCGGCTACAAGGTCGTGATGGTGGACCCGCAGAGCGGGCGCGTGCAGGACTTCCTGACGGGCTTCCTGAACGGGCAGGACGTGCGGGGCCGCCCGGTGGACCTCGCGGTCACGCCGGACGGCGCGCTGCTGCTCACGGACGACGGGAACGGCGCGATCTACCGCATCGCGGCGGGCCGGTAA